Proteins from one Malaya genurostris strain Urasoe2022 chromosome 2, Malgen_1.1, whole genome shotgun sequence genomic window:
- the LOC131431616 gene encoding dolichyldiphosphatase 1-like, with translation MSSSDTESTLHAAAYNISNWQPITLTLVEYPRDDLLGKLLAWISLAPLGIGAGFVALILFRRDLHTIVFFVGTLFNEGINILLKHWIQEPRPVNRSQIWTEYGMPSSHSQCMCFFAQYVLLFIFIRLHHMNNNNARIERLVRLLVLLVCWAITLLVCVGRIYLQYHSLRQVLVGAFVGMVVGTLWFMLTHCVLTPYFPMVVSWRVSELLLLRDTTLIPNILWFEYTVTRQEARARARKLVSMKSQ, from the exons ATGTCGTCCTCGGACACGGAATCGACTCTGCACGCTGCGGCATATAATATTTCTAATTGGCAGCCAATAACTCTTACGCTTGTGGAATATCCTAGAG aTGATCTCCTGGGCAAGCTACTTGCATGGATCAGCTTAGCACCGTTAGGTATCGGTGCCGGCTTCGTGGCACTAATATTGTTTAGACGAGATTTACATACC ATTGTGTTTTTCGTGGGCACTCTATTTAATGAAGGAATCAACATATTGCTAAAACATTGGATTCAAGAACCTAGGCCAGTGAATCGATCACAGATCTGGACTGAATACGGAATGCCATCTAGTCATTCACagtgcatgtgtttttttgcacagTACGTACTGCTCTTCATTTTTATAAG ACTGCATCATATGAACAACAACAACGCCCGGATAGAACGATTAGTACGGTTGCTTGTCTTGCTCGTGTGCTGGGCGATCACTTTGCTTGTTTGTGTTGGCAGAATATATCTCCAGTATCACAGTCTGCGGCAAGTGCTGGTTGGTGCTTTTGTTGGTATGGTTGTCGGTACGCTTTGGTTCATGCTCACACACTGTGTCCTGACGCCTTACTTCCCGATGGTGGTTTCGTGGCGAGTATCGGAACTGCTTCTTCTGCGGGACACAACACTGATTCCAAACATTCTTTGGTTCGAGTACACCGTCACACGACAAGAGGCAAGAGCACGTGCCCGTAAGTTGGTCAGTATGAAATCCCAGTGA
- the LOC131430211 gene encoding translationally-controlled tumor protein homolog — protein MKIWKDIFTGDEMFSDTYKVKLVDDVMYEVYGKHVSRVLNDVQLDGANPSAEEAEEGTDAATESGVDVVLNHRLVETGFADKKQFTTYLKDYMKKLVARLEEKNPSEVEVFKTNINKVMKDLLGRFKDLQFFTGESMDCEGLIAMLEYRDIDGESTPILLCFKHGLEEEKF, from the exons ATGAAAATCTGGAAGGATATTTTCACTG GTGACGAGATGTTCTCGGACACATACAAGGTGAAACTGGTCGATGATGTTATGTACGAAGTGTATGGCAAACATGTGTCGCGTGTCCTTAATGATGTCCAGCTGGACGGTGCCAATCCGTCCGCCGAAGAGGCAGAAGAAGGCACGGATGCTGCTACCGAGTCCGGCGTGGACGTAGTACTGAATCATCGGTTGGTCGAAACAGGATTCGCCGATAAGAAACAATTCACCACCTACCTGAAGGATTACATGAAGAA ACTGGTTGCCCGGCTAGAGGAGAAAAATCCCAGCGAAGTGGAAGTGTTCAAGACCAACATTAACAAAGTGATGAAGGATCTGCTCGGTCGTTTCAAGGATCTGCAATTTTTCACCGGAGAATCGATGGACTGCGAGGGACTGATCGCTATGCTCGAGTACCGTGACATCGATGGTGAAAGTACACCAATTCTGCTTTGCTTTAAGCACGGCTTGGAGGAGGAGAAGTTCTAG